The DNA window TAAATGTTCAGATATATTCCACAGctctgccatgtgtgtgtgtgtgtgtgtgtgtgtgtgtgtgtgtgtgtgtgtgtgtgtgtgtgtgtgtgtgtgtgtgtgtgtgtgtgtgtgtgtgtgtgtgtgtgtgtgtgtgtgtgtgtctctatctaagtgagtgtgagtgagagagtgtgtgtgtgctggtatgagtagtgtgtgtggtgtgcgtatAGCCTCCAGTGTGGAGGCCACAGTGACAAGGGAACAGGATTTACAGTTGCTGGTTATAAATCACCTCCACCAAACACTCAGCAACACTTCGCCTGATAGGGTACAAGTACGCAATGGAAGTGCGCTTTAGCAGGCTGGATCGGCCCGCGCTGAAGGCAGTGCTGCTGCTACCGGGGAGATAGCAGGGGACAATTTCAAGGGACCCAAAGCTGGAGAGGCCCCTGTAAAAATTCAGGCCTGATGAATAAATTATTTGAAATGATTTGGGACAGAGAGCAATATTCTCTTTGAAGGCTCTGAATGACCAGCTTTTACAACCCTAACTGTGAGAACAGTCTGTTTAATTATTACAGCCTGCAAGCCAGCTCACTCAGATGAGGACTGGCTGGGAAACGGTCAAGACTGTAAGGGAGGGACCGTTCAAAGGATGCAGGAGAAGACGCTttccagaggtgcattcatcacactgtgattgtgtatgtttcAGGTGTTTTTGCCTATTGTTGAATCTGAACCATTCGGGGGTTTTTTTTAGTTCTCCTCCAGTTTTTCTTtgagtctcactctctctctgtctgtctgtctctctctgtatctgtccatctcccctcctccctgccccccccccccccgctctcaTTTGCAGGTGTGCACGTCGTAGATGCGCGTGCACTCCTGGCAGCTGACGTAGCAGCACCAGTGGAAGACGCAGTGGCACTTCTCCTTCCGCTTCTCCGTCCGCGTGTTGTGGCCGCGCCCGCAGCACAGCAGGTCGCAGCCCTCGATGCCGTGCGACGACACGTTGCAGACGCGGTCGCGCGTGCCGAACGAGCCCGTCTCCGGGTTGGGCTCGCAGAAGTTGGGCGAGCCCTCGTAGTAGACCAGGTCGCGCTCCGTCGGGTGCTTGAAGAAGGCGTACTTGGCGCGCAGCGTCTCCACCCAGCCGCGCGACTCCCGGtgcttctccaccaccatctccgAGGCGCTGTCGTACTTGTCCTTCAGGTAGTCGCCCAGCATGCGGAAGTCGGGCTGCGCCCACCAGCACGTCTTGACCTCGCAGCTGCCCGACAGGCCGTGGCACTTACAGCGCAGGTGCATGTTCTCCAGGATGGTCTGGGatggatggaagagagagagagagagagagaaagagagagagagagaggtggggagagagggaaacagggaAATATTAGCTTGGACAAAATATCGAAAACATGCTAAAGGGATTGAGTTGGCTCGGGAAACAGCCAAGTCCAAAGAAGGGTTTATGGTACAGCCATGGAAAGTTTAATGCTGCCAAGCGCAAGCTCCTTGGAAACCTGACACCCCTGGTTAACCAATGCTATGTAGTATACCATTTACATTATGTATTTCCTCTATAACGCTCATTCATCCATAAAATTCCAGCAGCTCATTTCTCCTGACTTCACCATATTTTCGTAAGACGTCACATGTGCTTTCTATCAAACCATTACATGTGAAGACGGTTGGTTTCCACTTTGCTCCACCTGCAGGGGCTTCCTCTGGAGTCAGCTCCATTTTGTCTGCTCCTCTCTGAGTCACTACCTGCGCCTCCCCTCCCTGCGCCTCCCCTCCCTGGGTGTAGAGCCCCGGCAGCCCCTGGCTACAGTCCGCATTCTACAGGTGCGGCGCAGCTGTGAGGTGTTGCAGGCAGGCCCCTGCATcgcatcgctctctctctctctctctctctccccctctctctctctccctctcgctccctctctctcttctctcccctcagaAGTCccgctccagagagagagagagagagagagagggagagagagagagagagagagagggagggcgagagagcCATACATGCCATCGGCGCTCGCGCttctttgttttggtttgtttggttTAATTTGCGCGGCTATATTTAGCCGCAGAATTCCCCAGCTGTGGCGGAACTGAAGGCAGGTGCCCATGGCCCCTGGAGGGCCCGGGCCCAGACCCAGGCAGAACCAAAAGGGGGCCTCTGACATCATGTCTCGGCCCCCGAGGGACATTGGGAGAGGAGACAATTGGGGGTAGGGGGGAGGGCAtggggtgcgtgcgtgtgtgtgtgtgtgtgtgtgtgtgtgtgtgtgggggtggtgtttggggggggggggtgcaggctGGCAGGTGGGGCAGCCTGGGGGACCTGACGGAGGAGAAGGGCCGTCTgtctgctgccgccgctgctgctgctgctgctgctcctgtggTCTCGGCCCCCGCTCCTGTCTGTGCCAGATCAAAGGGCTGCTTGTTGCAGTGTGGTCTCAGGTATTGCCCTTCAGCACCATCAGCCTTCACCAATCCCCCCTCCACTAAGCCCTGACAGCCCCCAGTGACTCTTTAAATCCCAGCAAAACCACTGTTTTCTCCCCCCAAACAACCCTACCTCTCCCCGAGCCATTTTCTTCCAATTCTCCCCAGCCTCACACAAGGCCATGGTTGGTCTCCACCCTTTGTTACGGAATTTGGAAAGGATGCGAGTTATGAGTGGCATGAGAAATGTGCCCTTTCAGGTGGTGGTAATTGCCCCCTAATTTAAAAAGAAATGCTagtttgggtggggggggggggggggggggagagaaggaacaccacaacaccaaaaaaaaaagcataacaATCCTCAGTCGCACGCTGACAGTTCCTGCGCATTAGGTGATTCCACTGAGCTATTGGGAGCCCCCGTCATGTTACGCCAACAAGCACATCATTGTTCATTGTCTCATTACGGGGTAATTCAGCGCTAATTAAAGTTTCGCTGTCTCCTCCAGCCCTGTTTTATTGCAGACTGATTGTGCTCTGCCGTAGCGTTTtgatcgagtgtgtgtgtgtgtgtgtgtgcgtgtgtgtgtgtgtgtgcgtgtgtgcgtgtgtgtgcgtgtgctgtgcTGGGGCACGGCTGAATGTTTAACTGCTGCATAATGGCAATAATAACACGTTGCTCTTCTCGCGCCATCAGGTCCGGACTGGGAGGTGACACCGAAATGTGACGAACAAGAAGAAGATAAACGGCACATTGTTGTCCTGAGCTTTGCCTTGTGGTAAACTGGATTCATAAGTGCGCCGTCAACATTGCCAATATTAGCCTATTCTGTCTTTGGATGAGAGCAAACATGGAATTAAGAGAAAAAGATTTATGGGACGTAGTCATAAGAGCCCGCCTGCTAAGTCTTGTGAGGTCATGTTTAGTTGAACTGCATATTCCTTACTGGCAACACGAGCCTATCCTTGCTTCAATTATGTGTCTTAATCCCTGGTTTCAGGTGTAGGCCAAGAGCTATAACGTCTCCACAGGCTATGCATACCAGTGTCACGAGCTCAGCATAACCATTCATCCATATGTGTCAACAGATACATATATCATGCCTGAAATGTCATTACGATTTCAAATCCATAGTTATTATTTACCTTCACAGAGgctttgagtttgagttttaACATTTGCAGAGACTTGATGCGATGAACTTGAGGGTAGGTATTGTTCTATGTACATTCTATATGCAATATCTTGAGGGGCAGTCGTTGTTGTGACATTGTTTCAACGTTGAAATTCCACCTCTGACACTGTCAACCAATGGCAACGTTGTTACAATGTGTGCTTACTATCTGGGTTGGATGACTAGTGATTTCATCCTTGTCAGTTCTAGCAATGTAGTAGTCTATTGTGGTTTATTTATGGTGCTgtttccttttgtttttattgacctgtttgtgtttatctGCAGTGTCACTGTGCGACGTGCTGTCTTACCATTCGCCCGGCTTCATTGTTGTGGCGGTTCATGGCGGAGCGGGCGTCCGGCCGGTTCTCGCGGGCGTCGGCGAACTCGCGCGACACGAGCACGCCGAACTCGGCGTCCTCGCTGCAGCCCCCCCACTTCCAGCCCTCGCCCGGCGGGCCCTTGTGGTGCGAGTCGCAGCCGCACATGGTGGACGTGCCCTCGGCGCACGAGCGCGTCACCGCGTACGCCACGCCGGCCGACGCTATGGCGTGGACAAACGCCGACTCCCTTGTGgctagagagggggaaaaagacacCAAAAACACACCAAAATCATGTTTGAGGAATGCAGAATGCATACACAAAGCCAAACGGCAGTAACTGCAGGGTAACTTTAAGGTAATTTTTCTCAGTTCTGAACTTGcgtagttactgccttttggctttgtagggcagtatataggtggtaattgcattgttctGCTACAACACATTACACTAAATTACACTGCACCACATAACGTCAGCTCGGTATCAGTATACGATATTATGACACGCTAACATAAAGCTCTATCGCCCACAGCCCAGCACGTAAAGATGAGACGTTGTCTCCTTATGCTGCCGcctggctcctctctctctctctgctctgaatCCCCAGTGTTGTCCCCGTGCCCGCAGGCTGTGGATCAGTTTCCCTGCCGAAGGTTTGAAGTAGTGATCGTGTGCTGCTGTGTAAGTGAGAGTGCCGCTCCGCGCTGCGCCGCTCGGCTCAGGGGCTTTTTTTGACGACGCAGGCCCGATTGTTGGGGGCCCTGTCACCTGCCCGGTGCTCGCCGCAGCGTCGTGAAAGGTGCGCCGCTTTCTCTCGGGATCGTGTGTCAGGAATtttactctttcttttctttcactatctctctctctctctctctccacctcccactCGCCAAAAGCCCCCTTAGGCGTGTGAAAACCAGCActcagtgtatgtatgtaggtttgacactgtgtgtgtgtgcgtgcgtgtgtgtgtgtgtgtgagtgtgtgtgtgcgttgttcTGTCTGGAGGCATGTGTTGAGAGATGGTATTACGCCTCCTTTGAACGTAACAGGGCATTATGTAACTGGACACCATTGTTTCACAATCACAGCACACTTAGTCGCTGCGCTCCAACCTGCGCCATCTACCCTGACCAAGTGTCCTGCAGGGGCCAGAGAAGTAGTCCTCTCACTGCCCTCTCTGCAGCCAGAGTCTGCCCCCCTCTACAGCTAAGCATCCCAGACCTCCTCGGTCCACTTCACACTGCCACTCAACGTGTGTTCTCTGCTCCACTCGCTGGTCAATCGCTAAAAAGTAATTCGCCTATCCGCAACACCGACTCTAAAGTACAATATCAGGTGTTCCGTGAGCGCATCAGCAGTGTAAGTGACTCCATTCTcctcaaaatgagtttgaagctgtTATTTTAAGGTGTGTAGGCGTAAGTAATAACACCAAGTGTTAGTGCAAGTTATGATACTCTGGGGCTAATATAGACAGGTTTAGCTGATCATTTGGAGAATGACCTACAATATCTGCAACAGAGAGGTGTCCAGTGATGGACTGTGGGCAGTCAGTACTGGCCAAACTACACCTGCCTCACTGTGCTTATTTCGCCCCAGTTTCACCTGATACGTCCTCTCGGTGAGCTGCGCTTCCAAACGCTGCCACACAAAACAAAGATGAATTCTGATTCCAACGTTACAGTTTCCATACACATTCCTTTCACCTTAGGTCCCTTTCttcactcttctctttctctcaggtcTTTTTAACTTCTTCTTTCAGGTTGTGTTCTGAAGAATGGCCCTTCGCTCTCATTGGCTACATTGGAGTCACATGACATAATGCTCAGCTGATGATATGCTTGTGAAATTCGATACACTGCCTTGGCAGGCTGTGATGTGTCATCCAATCCTTTCTGCCGCTACCATGTTAACTATGGGAAATACTGTATAAACAGCTCACGCAGAGGGCACAGACCCGTCCAGAGACATGATATCAACCTCAACTATTTGttttctgctgttttttttttttttttaaaaaccctTCTCATTTTCATGTAATTGTGTCTCGCGGGAGGAGTGGGtgaaaagaaaaccaaaatgagcacccacacactcaaactgacattcaaacaatcacacagaaacacacgtgcgcgcacgcacacatatacgcagcgcacacacacacacacacacacacacacacacaaattcacaatcacactcacactcactcacatacaatcCTGCATAGTCTTCCAGAAGTGCGTGTTCGAAAGAAGAGCACCtttggtgtttggtgtgtgtgtgtgtgcacgtatgtgtgtgtatgtgtgtgtgagtgtgtgttgtgggggctgggggggctaGTAGAGGGGCTGGCAGGCCCAGCAAGGTTGGCCACAACAGGGGCCTGTGAGCTGGGAGCCccgggagcggagcggagctctGGCGGAGAGCCAAAGGGGGCGCCGCTCCTGCTACCTGCTGGGCCCATGAATCCGCCTTTGTCTCCCTGGTGTCACACTGTATTACGCACACAAAGGGACCCCAGCACCCCGCCAGCACCAAGCCCCAACACAGTGCACTACCCAGAGCTGGAGCTGGCATCCCCCAAAGGAACcgacccccccatccccctcacccccccccactctctccagtctcagcctccatacacacacacacacacacacacaaacacaaacacacacaaattggcTAACATTGCTTTTCTCGAATGATCAGCCGCATCCAAACATGGCTTTTCCCTGAAAAAGCCCCCCTGACTCAAACCAAGAACCAGCGAAAAGGCCCCTCAGACGCCCTCTCTCCACCCCGGATCACAAACCCTAAAACCCCTTTcacccctctgtccctctcatcccctcatcccctccacccgctctcctctctctcacccaccgcCTCCATAGTCTACccatctgtcctctcctccgtctcttcctcttgtcctccccctcttctgctTCCACCTCTGCCCAAAAACGACTGTCATGAGCGTTTTCGCTTCACTCGTATTAATCTAATGAAGATTCCCCTCAGTGCCACGGATCTCCCTGTTTCAGAGCTGTAGTCGGTCCAGAGATAGATCCCTGACAGCAGTTTAACATTTCTTTGCTGAGTGTGGTGGCCATGATTGTTGTCTGCTCCTGGGGCCAAGTCAGCCTGGTGTCTGTGTCAGAGCTgggctccttttctctcctctcctctcctctcctctcctctcttttccattcctctcttctcttctctccttcctcctcttgtcttgtcagtcttctctctctctctctgattccctttggcttttctctctctctctctctcctctccctggctCTCCCCCTCTGTTCCTGCACCTTGTTGCTTCGCGGAAGGTTCTGGAGCTTCCCTTTCAGGCCGTTTCCATGACCGAGTCAAAAGGGCGTGTGAATGGGCCGTCCGTGGGAGACGAGAGCCCAggggcacacagagagatggctCGCAGTGGCCTTCACGCACAGTAGGGGTTGAGCTGAGCCCCCTAGCCCTTTTCTCTCACTTGTAATCTTATTTggccttctctatccctctctctctctttctctctctccctctctctttctttctttctttcccttactcattcatgctctctttctccgtctctttctcaaactcactcactctgcctTCATTCACGTCTCTGCccgttactttctctctctctctctctctctctttctctctcactcactttcaccTTTCTCCTACCCCTCTGTCccccattctctttctctctctctctttctctctcttgctcctttCATTCCTACTCTTTGCTCATTTCTGCAGGGTTCCCTCCTGACCTGCAGCCCAATTCAGTGTGATTTGCTCTCCCATTCCTGCCCACCAAATCCCATTTCTACCAGAGGGAAGGAATATAAAAGAGAGCCAGCACAAATGCTCATTCAGCACTCCTTTGCTCtcatggctatgtgtgtgtgtgtgtgtgtgtgtgtgtgtgtgtgagtgtgtgtgttttagtgttttaACTACTCACATAACGTTAATTCTGCTAACTATGCAACGACCGCAAATATTTACTAATATACTCTAATATATTGCAGAAACATTTGTGAGTCTATCCTTAAGCCACATTCAAGTAAGTCTTGAGTGGAAGAATAAAATAGTATTGATTGTTCATCAGTCAATGAATGCTGAATAGATTTGTCATCAATTCAGCAATTGATTAGTTTATTATCATTCACTTTGCTTCACTATGGTGTACAAAATGATCAGGTACATCATCCCATGTGACTATACCTTTGTCCAGTACAGGGCCAAAGATGGCCAAGTTGTTCTTGATGGTTGTGCAGTTCCAGCGCCGGCCGCGGAACTGGTGCTGGCACTCCTGGATGCCCAGCTTCACACCCTCGGCCACGCTGGGCATGATCTCGATGTAGTTGCGGCAGAAGCGCAGCTGCTTGGGCACCAGACCTGGGATGGAGCTGCACAGGATGGGCTGCGAGCCCAGCGAGGAGTACTGCTGCCCCAGCGCCAGTGACCTGCAGAGACCAACCAACCAACAGAGGGTGAGTAAAAGGGAGtgatagggttttttttttttttttttgttgctgattTATCAAAAACATTTGATACAGTCGATCATTCTTTGCTCTTACCAGAAATTAATAACATTGGTTTGGATATTAACCTGTAACTGCTTTCAGAGCAAGATGAACGGTTTCAGCGAGTTAAATCAGGAAATATTCAATCTGAATGCCTGCCAATAACTGAAGGTGTTCCACAAGGTTCAGTCCTAAGTCTAGTCCTTTTTACCATTTACATAAATGGCATTATCCATctttatgctgatgacactaTTGTTTGTTGCATTGCTGATTCAATCAAACTTGCCATTGAGAACCTGCAATAGTTATGGAATGCTCTacagcaggggtcggcaattaagtttggcctcgggccagatattttccaagccattacataacgggccacaagttcacaaccaaaacaatggctaatttaattaattaatatcggaggaggtaaaaatgataggcgctcttgaaatgacagagca is part of the Sardina pilchardus chromosome 22, fSarPil1.1, whole genome shotgun sequence genome and encodes:
- the wnt3 gene encoding proto-oncogene Wnt-3; the encoded protein is MDLNLIGYMMCLWLSSSRVLGGYPIWWSLALGQQYSSLGSQPILCSSIPGLVPKQLRFCRNYIEIMPSVAEGVKLGIQECQHQFRGRRWNCTTIKNNLAIFGPVLDKATRESAFVHAIASAGVAYAVTRSCAEGTSTMCGCDSHHKGPPGEGWKWGGCSEDAEFGVLVSREFADARENRPDARSAMNRHNNEAGRMTILENMHLRCKCHGLSGSCEVKTCWWAQPDFRMLGDYLKDKYDSASEMVVEKHRESRGWVETLRAKYAFFKHPTERDLVYYEGSPNFCEPNPETGSFGTRDRVCNVSSHGIEGCDLLCCGRGHNTRTEKRKEKCHCVFHWCCYVSCQECTRIYDVHTCK